Part of the Danio rerio strain Tuebingen ecotype United States chromosome 12, GRCz12tu, whole genome shotgun sequence genome, acgataacaaagttgacgataacaaagttgacagtagcagagttgacggtaacagagacgatggtaacagagttgacaatagcagagttgacgtagcagagttgacgatagcagagttgacgatagcagagttgacggtagcagagttgacggtaacagagacGACGATAGCAGAGATGACGGAAACAGAGTTGttgatagcagagttgacggtagcagagttgacggtagcagagttgacggtaacagagacGACGGTAACATAGTTGACGGTAGCAGAGATGATGGTAGCacagttgaatgaatgaacacagacatatgtcaaaacaaacttttattttgtttaattgcaaCTTATCTGCACAGCATTGCtcctttttgttattttatgcagaaaatgtcataatttttattttaaatttagaagaAACATAATCAGTAGTttacacaataaaacaaaaatcacatcaTGTACATAACTATAAATCataaagttgacgataacatagtTGACGGTaatggagttgacgataacatagtTGACGGTAATGGAGTTGACGGTAATAGAGTTGACGGGAACAGAATTGACGGTAACGGAGTTttcaataacagagttgacaatgatAGAGTTGACAATAACGAAGTTGATGGTAATAttgttgacggtaacagagttgacgatcacagagttgacgataacaaagttgacggtagcagagttgacggtaacagagaggatggtaacagagttgacgatagcagagttgacggtagcagagttgaccgtagcagagttgacgataacagagttgaccgtagcagagttgacggtagcagagttgacggtagcagagttgacggtagcagagttgacggtaacagagacGACGGTAACATAGTTGATGGTAGCAGAGATGATGGTAGCacagttgaatgaatgaacacatagacatatgtcaaaacaaacttttattttgtttaattgcgACTTATCTGCACAGCATTGCtcctttttgttattttatgcagaAAACATCtcaattgttattttaaatttagaagaAACATAATCAGTAGTttacacaataaaacaaaaatcacatcaTGTACAtaactataaatcataaatataactataaatcaagttgatatataaaataaaatactttcattcattttccttcagcttagtccctttagtcatAAGGAGTCGGCATGgcggaatgaacctccagcttatacagtggaagcccttccagctgcaacctagggcttggaaacacccatacgcactcattcatacacacactcatacactacggccagtttagttcattaatttccctgtagcgcatgtgtttggactgtaccaacacggagagaacatccacacagaaacaccaactgacccagccggggcttaaaccagcaaccttcttgctgtaaagacagtgctaactactgagccttCATGAcgccaataaaataaaataaaaatttagtgtTAATTCAGTCAAATACATTTATTGCACATTTATGTTGAATTTTCGGTCATTTCTACATCTTAAATTATAACATGACaacttttttaaattagtttaatcaggtttTAACTATTTTTTAGCATAACCTTCCTAGTCAGCCTAGTTTATGTCAATAAAACTGACAAGGAATTTTCACTtgattcaataaaacaaaaataaggaagcaatgctttttacagtgtataatttaTGTCTTTTATCCTTTTTAAGTGCTCTGAGCAAATGCACGagcaatttaaacatttaatttagctGAGACATTTCAGCTGTCATTATGAATTGATGTCACATCCGCAAGACTAAACCTCTCCGTGCAAAATATGAAGTAAttatttgacacacacacacacacacacacaaaacaaacccTACAAGCTGCTGATTTAGACACAGAAATCCTGCTGTGCAATTAATGTAAGATCAGAGTCAAGTGAAGCACAAACAGGCCTCGCTTCATTAATACAAAGCTCTGATCCAGAGTTGTGAAGTAGTTTATTTTATGATCATCAAAACAACATGCATTACATCACGGCTGCTTTCTTTGATGACTTTCAGCCTTCAAGAACCTGTGATCGTGTTCATTCCTGTGTGAAACCTGACTGTGATCCTGTGAATAATCCCGTGCACAGCAGGCAGTCACTGCACTTTTTATAATGCTGCGTTTGATCTGCATGTGAGAGCATTACTGATGATGAACTGCATTTTTAGATATTTCTGCGTTGAattttgtatgtgtgtggattTACGTGGAATGATTTTTATAGTATAGCAACTAAATATTTAACAcatgaaataaaatgattaaaattaggtttacaatgcaaattcagtTAGAAACATTAGgtaaacaaaataaatctgtcatataataatatactgtatctactaaaagacaaataTTATTTCATATGATAAAGAATATTACCGAATTTAAATTATAActgaataaatatgtatttacacacatttacataatagACTCAATATTGGGCTACAATCTGCAGACATTTCCGTATCACCTGAAAATGCCATGTAGGGGtactgattacaaattacatgacAAAATCTTTAGTCCCTTATAGAATAGGTTAGATTTAGTTTCCATATTTATGCTAATGTTATCTgaatacttttggattacatttagattacttttgttaaacatttatgaTAATGTAATCTAAAATCTTTCGAATTACATTTAGAATTTGTTATGgatttatggtaatgtaatcgaccacttttggattacatttcgattacttttggattacatttatggtaatctaaatacttttggattacatttagattactattGTTACACATTTAtgataatgtaatctgactacttttggattacaattagactatttttggattacatttatggtaatttaatctgaatacttttgaattacatttagattaattttgttacacatgtatgaatatgtaatctagctacttttggattacatttttattacttttgataGACATTTATGGTAAAGTATTCAGACTATTTTTGAATTACATTTTGATTTTGTTATGCgattatggtaatgtaatctgactattttttgattacatttagattacttttgttacTCGTtcatggtaatgtaatctgattacGTTTAGATTACATTGTTACACATTTAAGTGTAACATTAATTACAATAAGTGTAACGTATTAATCTGGCTACTTTCGAATTACATTTCTTTGTTACTCATTTATGATTATGTAATCTGACTGCTTtcgaattacatttaaattacttttgttaCACATTCATGGTAACATAATCGGACAACTTTTGGATTACAATTAGATTACGTTTATTATGCATTCATGGTTatttaatctgactacttttggattacattttgattacttttattacGCATTCATGgttatgtaatctgactacttttgggtTACATTGTTACACATTTATGGTCATGTAATCTGGCTATTTTgggttacatttagattacttttgttacacacttataaaaatgtaatctgactacttatGGATTAGATTGTTACAATTTTATGATACTGTAATCTGActgcttttggattacatttagattacttttgctaCGCATTTATGGTaacgtaatctgactacttttgaatTACAATTAGATTACGTTTATTACACATACATGGATTACTTTTGAATGacatttatggtaatgtaatataaatacttctggatataaatataatataataaatataaatacttctGTGCATTTATGATAAAGTAATCAGACTACTTTGGAAATTacaattagattacttttattacacaATAATGgttatgtaatctgactacttttggattacatttggattacttttgaattacatttatggtaatgtaatctaaatacttctggattacatttagattactattGTTGCGCATTTATGATAATGTAatcagactacttttggattacatttagattacttttggattacatttatggtaatgtaatctaaattcttttggattacatttactgTAGATTACATTTGATACACACTTGTGgagatgtaatctgactacttttggattagaTTGTTAaacatttatggtaatgtaatcttacttttagattacatttagattatgtTTGTACtcatttatggtaatgtaatctgactatcTTTGCATTTCATTTAGATTAATTTTAAATCTGACTACTTTTAggttatattttaattactttatgtaCACATTTATGTACAGTAATTGACTTGTGTTGGCACACTGCAGTAGACTCATATCTGTGCTGGTTTTTTGTGTCCTGAAGGGCTGAATGGTAAGCCGGTGTGTATGGTGAATGATGACTGGTTCGCCTTCACTCCGCTGTGTCCACATCCGCTCATTAAGAGTCAGGTGTCAGTCAGTGGGAGCCGTTCTTCTGCGTTTTTCACACCAGAGATCAGCTCTGACCGCTCCGGTCCACGAGCAGGTATGAGAAATTATCATTTACAGAAACAGAGTGAGAATTTTACAACCACACATTTACAGTAATGTTGCATTAATGTAAGCTATTATACAGCTCTCTGAAAATTCTTGATTTTTATTGGTCAGTCACAATATTCCAAGTTACTTAATTCTCAATGACAActttagaatcaccacaacagatcaattataatagttgttgtgttaccatagcaactgtacaatcaccacaacaaatcaactataatagttgttgtgttaccatggcgactgtagaatcaccacaacagatcaattactgtagttgatgtgttaccatagcaactgtagaatcaccacaactgatcaataactgtagttgttgtgttaccatagcaactgtagaatcaacgCAACAGATCAATTCTTGtagtttttgttaccatagcaactgtagaatcaccacaactgatcaattactgtagtttatgTGTTCCCAAACCACTTGTAGAATCACCGCAACCGgtcaattattatagttgttgtgttaccatagcaactgtagaatcactacaacagatcaattactgtagctcgtgtgttaccatagcaacagtagaatcaccacaacagatattgtaaagtgttttattaTAGTATGGGTAAACATACTACAGTGTTTACTATTAATTACTGTAGTGTTTTTCATGTAAGTAGCAGTAATGTGAGTAATCCTCTAGCATTCTGTGTGGCTCTTCTGAAAAATGTTGATGTATTTTCTAATACATACGTCTAATACATCTTTTGATCTTTTTCTCCAGCGCTGATTTCTGAAAGCTGGCGTGAGGAACTAAAGGATTTGGCTACGAAAATCACTCTTTCAGCTGCGGCCGAGACTCAACATGACAAGAGGGAGGTACAGTATTGGGCTCTATCTGAAATTGCCCCTATATGAATAGTGCACTAAGACAATAATaatcaattaaagttaaataaataaataaataaacaataaaaaataataaaataacaaacgaAAGAAAATCAACATCTAAAtacaaaataactaaatatatttaataaaaataacaaaatatattcaaataaaaacaaaaataacacaaaaaagtaaatataaattaattaaagaaaaaaactgataaaacaacaagtaaaattaaattaaatatttaaaaaaaattaaaagatgaaaaaaatttttataataaatttaaatataaaaaaatcataaaaattataaattaaaatatgaaataaaataacctattaaaaataaaataacaaataataacaaaataataaaaaaataaataaaaatgtaaaacaaaatataaataaaatataaaaatttatttaaaaaaaaactcttaaatgctttccaataaagtgtaataatataattttacacaATTCAACATTATTATACTGAAGATTGTTaaagaattaaataattaaaagaattaTAAAGTGTAAAATGGACATTCTGATGAGCATTTCCCATGATTTACCATTCATTACATCTCTTCTGAAATGAGTAAAGTGCTCCACTTTTCCACAGTGGAATTTTCTCTCTTTATGATTCATAAACACTAATgcttcaaacaacacccacattAAACATCACTTTACAGCTTTTTAATCACAGCGACATTACAGTAAACCATTTCAGCTGGAGCTTTGACTATTTCAGACTGTGTAAAAGGATCAGATTTAACCAGAACTTGAGGTAAAACTcaacaatttattaatatatttgatCATATTCTTATTAGGGCTGCTCTTGTCCTTCATTAATGCTTGTATTTGCCTTCTGAATGACTCAAAATCTGATTTGACCATTCGAATGAACAACAAAAAGATTAAAACTTCGGAGTGGTGTTTAGTTTAGATTGTGTGAAATGACTAGAAAGCTATAAATGGCTTTAAAGCAATGCAGAGCTTCTGCAAAATGCATATAAGGCCACTTAAAATGTGCAGGATTTACTGGATTTATGACAGTAGGTGTGGgtttgagaaaaatgctaatatttgattaaattttacattacattcatgattgaaaaacagaattatttattaaatgctcgtTTGAAATGACATTGCTTAATTAACATATATATTGTGTTGactaaaaatgcatataaatttaatttataaaaaatatatatataataatatttaggcagcactgtggcgcagtgggtagcacattcacctcatagcaagaaggttgctggtctgagcctcagctggatcagttggcgtttctgtgtggagtttgcatgttctccctgtgttggcgtgggtttcctccaggtgctcgggtttcccccacagtccaaagatatgcggtacagctcaattggctaagctaaattgtccatagtgtatgtgtgtaaatgagtatgtatgaatgttttttccagggatgggttgcaggtggaagggcatcctctgcttaaaacatatgctggataagttgacggttcatcccgctgtggcaacccctgattaataaagggactaagccgaaaagaaaatgaatgaaggaatgaataataatatttaattgcatattttataagctataataatttttattatatcatgtcttaaatgcaatatttttatattattactataatttattttattaccatactatactatactacactatacaattatgttttttatgtttatttattttaatctaatttaatttttatctttaatttttatgtaatttaatttaattacataaaattacattagtagaatattattttttttaaatgtaattaaatttaattaaatttaaatacatcttaaagtaattttaatttaatttaatttaaaattttatgatgtaattttgtttttatcttaaatcttttaatgtaatttaattcattttaatgtaatttttatttttaaatgtgattaaatttaattcaattaaattacatttttatgtaattttaataacaaaacttttttatttaatttaattttactttttaatgtaattttagttttatctttaatttttaatttaatttaattttactttttaatatgattttatttttatctttaatttgtaaattttatttaattttatttttaaaatgtaattaaatgtaattaaactgtattaaatgtttaatgtaatttttatttaaattttattttttaaattaaatacaatttagcttttttaatgtaactgtttttatttaattattttaatttaatttaattccttttaattattttaaaatttaaatttaattaaattttatttaatttttaaaataattttatttacttttattattattattattattattattattattattattattattattatgtgttgcatatttcaatttatttttattttattaagcaaGTGTTTGTCTGTAAATAAAGCCACAGAAGCATGCGGATGATGAAGCTCCACGCAGGAAGACTCAGTATTCATCCCAGTCCGGCCGAATCATCCCGTCCTCGTCTTGGGGAGGAAAGAAACGCAGCAGGACGTCCCACCGGCgtatgacaacacacacacatatgctggAGGGGCTGGAACTCAAGGTAACACACCTCAAAACATGaaaggcttttattctaaccgaaataaaataaacaagactcTCTCCCAACTTTTGACTATGTAAAGTGGTTATGCTTTATATCAGTGAAATCCACTGTATGTAGCTtgatatattatttcttttttttttgtcgaatAAAGCAAAAGAATCAGTGATGTTTGTCTTGTTAAGTATTAAAAGAATGAGTCTGATGTGTTTGTGCAGGTGCTGGAGCTCTTGTGTCAGATCCTGCAAACTGATTCGCTCTCCATGGTCCAGCAGTGGCTTTTATTGGCCAGTGACAAAGGTAAGCCCTGTCTGATTGGTTGATTAACAATGCACAAAGTAAATAGCATATGCATAAGGAGTATTCAGCTTTAGACCAGCAATACTTACAGTATCACTCAAACACTGACAGAGTATagtaaattaattcattataGTAATAGTAATCTAAtctcatataaatcatataatcTCAGTGGCCTAATATTTATAATAACCctttaaatatataatgtaatgccTTAATAAGCTCTTGGAGCAGAAAGTCCTAAATCTTCCTCAGTATGCTTTTTTactaatatatacactcaccggccactttattaggtacaccttactagtacgagGTCGACCTCCTttagccttcagaactgctttaatccttcatggcagagatcgtcatgttcaggaaaccagtctgagatgattgagctttatgacatgctgcgttatcctgctggaagtagccatcagaagatggagacactgtgctcataaagggatggacatggtcagcagcaatactcaggtaggctgtggcgttgatgctcaattggtactaatggacccaaagaaaatctcccccacaccattacaccaccaccaccagcctgaaccgctgatacaaggcaggatgatccatgctttcatgttgttgaggccaaattgtgagccgaatgtgtcagcagaaatggagactcatcagagcagcaacgtttctccaatcttctattgtccagttttggtgagtctgtgtgaattgtagcctcagtttcctgttcttagctgacaggagcggcacccggtgtgctcttctgctgctgtagcccatccgcctcaaggttggccgtgttgtgtgttcagagatgctcttctgcagagctcggttgtaacgagtgcttatttgagttactgttgcctttctatcagctggaaccagtctggccattctcctctgacctcatcaacaaggcatttgcgcccacagaactgccgctcactagatatttcctCTTCGtcagacaattctctgtaaaccctagagatgattgtgcgtgaaaatcccagtagatcagcagtttctgaaatactcagagcagcctgtctggcagCATCAACCATAcctcaaagtctcttaaatcacctttcttcctcattctgatgctcactctgaactgcagaagatcatcttgaccatgtctacatgcctaaatgcattgagctgctgacatgtgattggctgattagagttttgtgttaacaagcagttggacaggtgtacctaataaagtggccggtaagtgtatatctAAGCTTCtttaaatattgtgtgtgtgcatgtgagtatATACATCTGTGTGTTAATGAGGACTCATTAAGTGTGCTTGTGCTCAGAGAAGGAGCTGGTTCAGGGTTTACTGAAACAGGCGGTGAGCGACTGCTCTTCTCTGAGCCTCCACACGTCTGCAGATCCACTGAACACTGAACATCTGCTGCTGGAGCCGGCCGGCAGAGCCCACAGGAGCAGGTCAGCACACCTCCATCACTACCTTAGTGTCCATATGAAGATTAGAATTGCACAGACTGTaatattacatgaaacattagtgaataaagcactgtgatgacggacTGAGAGAGGGCTGAGGCCTTCttcaatcagcacaacaacattTTAGATCTGCAACAATGGAAAGCTGGAAACATGGAaagctgcagaccaacattaatgacacacacaccctcacacacacatttatatctgcagactaacattaatgacacaattactctcacacacacattcatatctGATCAGCATCTGACAAAAACTAAAGCTCATCTCACACAGACCGATGAGTTTATTCCCTAAATGTGTTTACAGCAGAGCTTATGTGCACTATTTCCTATTCAGCTGTGTGCTGTGCTTATATTTTATGgccattttcaaaatgtatgcacatcttggcatttccattaagcatctttaatgcaatattccaaagtgcacataaaaataggtgaatgaaaacatccctaCTGTAACGCCTCACCACATATAGATGGAAAAAAGCATATGAATCAATTTAGAGAGGGAGAGCAATtctatttttatgtaaatatttattatttttaagggcgcagtggttagcacgatcacctcacagcaagaaggtcgctgattcgagccttggctgggtcagttggcatttctgtgtggagtttgcatgttctcctcgtgttggtgtgggtttcctctgggtgctccggtttcccccacagtccagacacatgcgctataggggaattgatgaactaaattggccgtagtgtatgagtgtgtgtgtgtgaatgagtgtgtattgatgtttcccagtactgggttgcatctggaagggcattcgctgtgtaaaacatatgctggaatagttggcggttcattccgctgtggcgaccccagattaataaagggattaagctgaatgaatgaatgaattatcttGCTTACTGAAGTAAACACTGTATTAATACATTGAgtttcttattaaataaataatgcacttATTAGAAAAGTAATGTTAAGTGATTAATTATATGAAGAAATGTTGCATTATTGTAATCTTCAGCTGTTCCCAAAAGATCCCCTTTTGGATGTtatttaatgagtttattatctGTGTTTTTCCTCAGTTTGCGCCGCTCAGAGACCTTACCAGAGGAACCAGGTGAGTGTCTGCTGATGTGCACTGGAGTTAACTGGAGTGTCATCAATGCTCTATTGTCATTCTTGAGTTCTTGACTTCACATGTGGCACTTTTGCCAGAGAACAGCggttattaaagggtcacgaaatcCCCGTCTGTCAGTTCGACCTCAGAATTAGaaagaagaaaaacattataaaatgggCGTGGTCATATGTGAGGGGCGTGGCTTGGCAAAGCAGGAGAGTGTGAAGTTCACTGTGAAGTgagttcagtggatggggatgattgggaggccattatCGTAAGAGCCGATAGTGggagtttggccaggacactcgggtcacacccctactctttaccagaagtgccatgggattattaatgaccacagagaatcaggaccCTTGAGCTCATCCACtcttactggcagagctgtgattaaactaaacgctattggctgtttttttataaaggggaggagctactctatgcagggccggattaagaacacattgggccctgggGCTAAAGCATTGTTCTACAAAATGTTCTACAAtgttctacattgatggatcagtgaccgcacgggcattcctgacaagaagcttgtgtttgtgtgtatggaaatgtactattcaccctccctgttaaatttaatctaatcatgtcctgaaacacagctcctctcctgccttcacttctcatactgacggagggagcgattcgcttgtgaatgaatcccccgaacgacactttcactaacgttagccgacaataatacaagtttctggcagcgcagcatctcgttgtcatatttcttttgcaatatttgctgattttattcaacaaaactagcataagccgagtgtttagtgcgagttggagctgctttgctgtatggtgaatgcagtaaatgactgttatcatcaataacgttacctgttgagcacaaaagttcataacatacacaaacgtaaaaaactaaatctaaccgatgaaatgttctgcctttgtgctttgttttctttgtttgctcgttactacacccgtagacagtgctaaagtcccgcatcttcacgtaataacactgtcttgactagtgcggttgaatgacatttgtcctgggagcactgtaccaatgtggcggcgatattgacgcatgctcagggtccctatgcaatatctagtgtatatatctatgcttcccttcaaacaaaaataaacacattcagTGTTACCAGTGTCCCAATTCACAGACTCTCATAAAGGATCATCTGTTTGTGTTTCAGAGAGAATCGGAGAGGCTGAAGTCCTCACACTCTACCCAGAAAACACTTAATGAAgaacacatcatcatcatcttcaacaCAGCATCTGTAATGCAAAGTACATTTTTGATAAACCAAATAAAAGCAGGTGTTTTCTCAGGCCATTGGTTTCTTTTATAGACTAGTAATATATTTCtcacaaataaatgaacacatttagtcatttagcagacaattGTGTGCATTTAGCAAATAAATATACATGTTGTGGGTgccctacactgcaaaaaatgcttttcttgcttagattttttgtctcgtttctagtctaaatatctaaaatttcttatatcaagaggcattttctaAACGAGCAAAACATagtgtcttgttttgagaaataatatgccaatattaagtgagtttatccttaaaaaaaagcaaaataatctgccaatggggtcagcaaattaatctagttttttcttttaacgtaagattattttgcttaccccattggcagattattttgcttgttttaaggaaaaactcacttaatattggcatattatttcttaaaacaagacaatatgttttgcttgtctataaaaCTCTTCtttatttaggaatttttagatatttggactagaaacaagacaaaaaaatctaagcaagaaaaacaGTGTAACTATATAGTACTGTATATAAAGTACTCACAGTAGAAATATGGTATGTTAACTTTTGATGTGCCACATTACAAACACGTTTTTcacttgtttctagtcaaaatttCTAGTCAGTTTTTCATTAAAGCAACCTGAAAAATAACCTTATTTCTATGTTTATAAACCAGATcattttgctgaccccattgtcagattattctgcttgttttaaggaaaaattcacttcattttgactgttgatttctgaaaacaacacaatatattttttttgcttttctagaaaatgcttcttgatttaagaatcgtTAGATAGTTGggctaaaaacatgataaaagctaagtaagaaaagcattttgcaGTGAATAAAACAAACATCTTGCTGCTGAAACAACAATAATTGCATCGTTTGGTACATACAGATGAACaacattaatatatgattaaaaatatatattatttaattcatgGCATGCACTTTAGCATGCACTGCTGCAGTTTGCTGTTGAGTGTGACGcgactgggatgagaatcagcatcttcaagtccgaggccatggtgctccactggaaaaaggtgttttgccatctccaggtaggaggaaagtccttaccccaggtggaggagttcaagtatcttggggt contains:
- the tbata gene encoding protein TBATA; its protein translation is MDESEQQANVSVSRADLSSVQRESAGSRATTRGSLRFGTLSHHSFFSRHNPHPHRVRHMQGLNGKPVCMVNDDWFAFTPLCPHPLIKSQVSVSGSRSSAFFTPEISSDRSGPRAALISESWREELKDLATKITLSAAAETQHDKREPQKHADDEAPRRKTQYSSQSGRIIPSSSWGGKKRSRTSHRRMTTHTHMLEGLELKVLELLCQILQTDSLSMVQQWLLLASDKEKELVQGLLKQAVSDCSSLSLHTSADPLNTEHLLLEPAGRAHRSSLRRSETLPEEPERIGEAEVLTLYPENT